TACTATTTCAACTTAGTTTGTTAACTATACTTTTGGAGAAGCTAATTTTGTTATCCACATTGTATATAAAATGGGCCCTTTTGTCAAAAGATGAGGAGGGAAGAGATTTAGTTTCTTTGGTCTGGTAGGATTAGAGAAGCGAAAATGGGCTTATttggagtgaaaaaaaaaaaaaaaacttcttgaGGCCCAGCTTTTTGCTAATTGCCCAGCTGCCCAAATTGTGTAATAAGagaagggaagagagagagctacGTGATAACTTTTGACTTTTATATCGTGAATTACTAATATACCCCCTCATAATTTAAAagtgttactatttttttttaagagcctAAATGTGAAGGAAAGAGTTTGTGTCTAATGCATCAATTGCACACATTAAGATCCCTATATGTTCAATGCAATAATACACTAAACATAAGCCATATTCAAATGtgaaaacttatattttttcaaacacaacaaaagaaaatatatttttcttttctctttcccttcccttcccttcctcttttcctttctctccctTCTCCCAACTACAATTAAACATAATGTAAATTATGTTTTTGCCTTCAAAAACCATTTTATTGGGAAATCCCTTCTCCAAAAGAAAGGAAACTCTTTTTCTCGGAAAACTCTCTTTTCATGAAACTATCTAGaataatatttttccttgaaaaatgTTTTCACGGTTTCACCAAAGATTCATGAAATTGTCTTGGCCAAACTTCTTCTAGAAAACCTTTCAAAATCCCTTCTTGATGTTTGgttctctcttctttcacttAATGCTAGTactattaattaaaagaaagaagaagaaaaattctttCTCCATCCGAATATTTGATTCACTGTCGTCTGTCTCCCTCTTAATTGGCATTCGGAAGAAATTAATGAGCACAATAGACAAATTGAATTTACTTTAGTCATTTATACTGATGCTGACCGAATGTTGCACCCAAATACAACTTTTTAGGGTACAATTATGAGTCCATGATGTAGCAGACACTAAGAGAGGGAAGCCATCATAAAGAGGTTCTTACAAGATTTCCATTGAGGTACTTCATCAAACAGCAACTTCTTGTGCAGAGGAGAATGGGGTTCCAGAAAGTGTAGTGAACAGTAGAACGACCATCTATCCATTCAATCAGCTATGGAGGGAGGTTTCAGCAAGGCAATGAGCCAAGTTACTTTGCTCTCTTTGGCCACAATAATTGGAAAAAGAATAAGACAGTCAATGCAGAGTTTCTTTGCTTTCTAAGAATGTTGCTACCAACGCTTCATTCACCaaacaaaaagggaaaagatGTCATGATCAAAAGGCGAACTTTAATCCATTCACGTATTAATCTCTGAATTTTACTCATGGCTCTAGCTCTTAGCAATTTGCCCCATTCATAGGTAGCTCACAAAAAAATACCTGTAGAACTTACCAATTGATGAATGTATCAGGTGCATACTCGCTAATTATTGGGGAAGAGAGCCATACAATAAAAACAATCCTCTAAACCCAGTCTCTACCAAAGTGGTGTGCTCTACCTACAACTGGTCACACTCCAGCTGGAAAGACCGATTTCAAATATCATACATAACATAATAGTACAGATATGGACCTACATAGATCCAAGTTTAGACAACAGCCAAATATGTATTCAACCAAAACCCTCCAATACAATTACAAGCAAAAAAGTAAAGCAACATTCACAATAAATTGGAGCATGACAGTCAATAATTCATTAAACTTGGTTTAACAggaaaaaggtttaaaaaacacaaacgaGAAGCATCCATCAGCAGTTCCCAACCGAAAAATCCAAGCTCACCAGGCAAATGCTACTCAAGCATTATTACTATAGCATCATCCTACTAAAacatataataaagaaaattgaaaaacagcCCTAACTCTATGCCTGAGAATAGGACAACCTTATACCCCATACCGCCATTAActctccaaaacaaaacacaaaacccactAGAAGCTTTTAGTTTCATCAATACTTGTAGTCCTTCACGTGAAGGCTCTCAGAGGCACCCTCACCAAGGGTTGCATCACCCTTGTAGGTTCCAAGAGTTGCCTCTGAGTTGGCCTTGGCCCTAGCAAGGAATGCAGCCTGGGCCTTCTgaacattttctttctttcctcccCATGCCTTGAGAGTGCTCTGTTGAAGGGCACGTCCAAAGGAGAATGAAAGGGTCCATGGCTTCTTTCCCTTATATTTGTTCATGGCATTTAGGTTGACAGTTGCCTGCTCCTCACTCTGACCACCAGATAAGAAAACAACAGCAGGAACTGCAGCGGGCATTGTTCGCTGAAGAGCCCTGACAGTGTGCTCAGCAATCACCTCTGGTGCAACCTTTGGTGCTTCTGATCCAGGGGTCACCATGTTGGGTTTCAACAAGGTTCCCTCAAGCAAGACATGGTGGTCATTAAGAGCTTTGTATACGGCAGCAAGAACACGTTCGGTCACATCAGCGCACTTCAAAATATCATGGGGTCCATCAACCAATATCTCAGGCTCAACAATAGGGACCAGGCCATTCTCCTGGCAGATGATAGCATATCGAGCCAATCCATTGGCATTTTCATTGATGGCAAGCTGAGATGGCTCAGTTGGGCCAATCTTGAGCACAGCACGCCATTTGGCAAAACGAGCACCAGCTTCATAGTACTTCTGGCAACGCTGTGCAAGGCCATCAAGACCCTGGGTGGTGGTCTCACCATTGGTTCCAGCAAGCTCAACTGTACCCTTGTCAACCTTAATGCCAGGAAGAACACCATTTTCCTTCAAAAGATTAACAAAGGGCTTACCTGCAAGATGAAAAATAGAGATTTTATGCTGTCACTAGAAAGAGTTACCCAAGAAGGATTAAAAAGAGTAAAATCATGACAGGAAGCTTTTTTAAACCTTGCACAAACACTGTAACTTCAAAATATTGTACTAAAACCTGGATATTGAAGTAAAACATTTCTTTCTACCATAAGGATCTTAAAGAACAATTGAAACCCATTcagaataaataatactaatatgATCACAATACCGTCATGTGTCTTCTGGTAGAGGGTTTCCTCGAAGAGAATTACTCCACTAAGGTACTGGAGGGCACCAGGGGTGGTGAAGAGAAGCTCACGGAGAGCACGCCTGTTCTCCTCAACATTCTCAACATTGATGCTGGAAAGACGCTTGCCAATTGTGCCAGTTGACTCGTCAGCAGCAAGGATACCCTTTCCGGGGGTACCAATGTATGCAGCATTGGCACAGAGCTCATCTGAAAAGCAGACAACATTAAGAAGACGTGTAAATTACCAATCAGAAAAATCCAAATGAATTAAAATGAAACAGCCACAAGACTTGTCCACAACAAGCAGTGCAAACAACATAATAAGAAAGGTGAACAATACAAGGCCTAAGGAAAAAACCTGTGCATACCACAAACTTCTAAATTCAGAACTTTCAGGAAAAAGACCTAGAATAATGCAAGGATTATAATATCATATGTTATACACCAAAATTTGTCTTAGAAGGCgcagttttaaattgaaaataccCTCCCCTTATGCCTATGAAGCACAAGTGCATTTCAGGACTCGGGTGCGGAACtaagcaatttttgaaaaaggtgggtgtgggtgtggcaGGACttggcaattaaaaaattattaaaactatttttatttatatttttaatatattactaagcatactttttcacattatataaacaaataccaaatttaagagcaatagtagataataactaaaacatgatgttcatTGCTGTGACTGAGTGGCTGAGTGTCTCACAGGGGAGACGGAGAGCAGAGACAGAGAGGCAGAGAGTGAAGGCAAAGAAAAGCCAAAGtgaactgaaattttttttttttttcctctttttctttatcaaatgtCTAATGAAATCAAAATCTATTTGTGGAATTGAGCCCCAAACAAAtaactaaaaggaaaaacacaCTTTTCTCATACTATTTCCCTCAGCAGCTTCTTACACAGCAGAGAGCACAGAGAGACAAGGGACGGGGTGAGAGAGAGCTAAAGTTTGGTGTTTGGATGAAGTGAGATGCGTGAGAGAGTTTAGGCCCTTTAGGGTTTGTTATTAAGTTCAAACGATgcgttttgcattttttttttttttttggaatttcggCCTGAACCGGCCGTTTCAGCAACAGCCCAAGTCGGTGCGAATCAGCCCAATTCAGCACAAATCAGCCCGACTCTGAGCCACGTCGGtcgtggaaaaaaaaaaacgtggcAGTAAGCGGCCAGACGTGGCACCAACACGTGGGCAGTGGCGCAGGTGCGGCTACAGAGGAGCCGCATCCGTGCAGCCTTATGCTCTCACTACACTTTAAAcagattaaatttattaagttaatttaaatttacataAAGCTCTATTGCCAAAGTTCCAATACAATTAAATTACTATttacatgaaaattttattattaaaagtttggaaatctgaaaaaaaaaaattaaacctatttatttaaataggtTTGCTCATCTCCTACAATTTATAGTTCTAATAAAATGAATTGATcttattttagatttgaattttaattaatctGTGCGCGGATAGTGAA
The DNA window shown above is from Quercus lobata isolate SW786 chromosome 7, ValleyOak3.0 Primary Assembly, whole genome shotgun sequence and carries:
- the LOC115952726 gene encoding fructose-bisphosphate aldolase 6, cytosolic, whose protein sequence is MSAYQGKYADELCANAAYIGTPGKGILAADESTGTIGKRLSSINVENVEENRRALRELLFTTPGALQYLSGVILFEETLYQKTHDGKPFVNLLKENGVLPGIKVDKGTVELAGTNGETTTQGLDGLAQRCQKYYEAGARFAKWRAVLKIGPTEPSQLAINENANGLARYAIICQENGLVPIVEPEILVDGPHDILKCADVTERVLAAVYKALNDHHVLLEGTLLKPNMVTPGSEAPKVAPEVIAEHTVRALQRTMPAAVPAVVFLSGGQSEEQATVNLNAMNKYKGKKPWTLSFSFGRALQQSTLKAWGGKKENVQKAQAAFLARAKANSEATLGTYKGDATLGEGASESLHVKDYKY